One Myotis daubentonii chromosome 3, mMyoDau2.1, whole genome shotgun sequence genomic window carries:
- the TMEM41A gene encoding transmembrane protein 41A, with the protein MRPLLRLLLVFVGCTFALYLLSTQLPRAPTRGSAEDAEGRSLWFPSDLAELRELSEVLRDYRREHQAYVFLLFCSAYLYKQCFAIPGSSFLNVLAGALFGPWLGLLLCCVLTSVGATCCYLLSSMFGKQLVVSYFPDKVALLQGKVEENRNSLFFFLLFLRLFPMTPNWFLNLSAPILNIPIGQFFFSVLIGLIPYNFICVQTGSILSTLTSLDALFSWETVFKLLAIALVALVPGTLIKKFSQKDLHLNETSNASHLNSRKAM; encoded by the exons ATGCGCCCCCTGCTCCGCCTGCTCCTGGTCTTCGTCGGCTGCACCTTCGCCTTGTACTTGCTGTCGACACAGCTGCCCCGCGCGCCGACACGGGGCTCCGCCGAGGACGCTGAAGGCAG GTCCCTGTGGTTCCCCTCCGACTTGGCTGAGCTGCGGGAGCTCTCCGAGGTGCTTCGAGACTACCGGAGGGAGCACCAGGCCTACGTGTTCCTGCTCTTCTGCAGTGCCTACCTCTACAAACAGTGCTTTGCCATCCCCGGCTCCAGCTTCCTG AACGTTTTAGCCGGTGCTTTGTTCGGGCCATGGCTGGGGCTTCTGCTGTGCTGTGTGTTGACTTCGGTGGGTGCCACGTGCTGCTACCTGCTTTCCAGTATGTTTGGCAAACAACTGGTGGTCTCCTACTTTCCTGATAAAGTGGCCCTGCTGCAGGGCAAG GTGGAGGAGAACAGAAAcagcttgttttttttcttactgtttttgAGACTTTTCCCCATGACACCAAACTGGTTCTTGAACCTCTCGGCCCCGATTCTGAACATCCCCATTGGGCAGTTCTTCTTCTCTGTGCTTATCG GTTTGATCCCCTACAACTTCATCTGTGTGCAGACAGGCTCCATCCTGTCCACCCTTACCTCTCTGGATGCTCTTTTCTCCTGGGAAACTGTCTTTAAGCTGCTGGCCATCGCTCTGGTGGCCTTAGTTCCTGGAACCCTCATAAAAAAGTTCAGTCAGAAAGACCTGCATTTGAACGAAACAAGCAATGCCAGTCATCTAAACAGCAGAAAGGCCATGTGA